A region from the Engraulis encrasicolus isolate BLACKSEA-1 chromosome 18, IST_EnEncr_1.0, whole genome shotgun sequence genome encodes:
- the LOC134468306 gene encoding cysteine-rich venom protein Cau1-like has protein sequence MGGLLGIQTWYNEVKDYRYGHGAIGNAVVGHYTQVVWYRSNQIGCAMAHCPNLQFKYFYVCQYCPAGNVFYEGHNGFAHPYKKGPACGDCPKACDNGLCTNPCQYFDKCYRCPELVKKRGCNGKLANVCPASCKCHGSII, from the exons ATGGGGGGACTGCTGG GCATCCAGACATGGTACAACGAGGTAAAAGACTACCGCTACGGTCACGGAGCCATCGGCAACGCTGTGGTTGGCCACTACACACAG GTGGTGTGGTACAGGTCCAATCAAATCGGCTGTGCTATGGCCCACTGCCCCAACCTCCAATTTAAATACTTCTACGTCTGCCAGTACTGCCCCGC GGGAAACGTCTTCTACGAGGGCCACAATGGCTTCGCCCACCCTTACAAGAAGGGCCCCGCGTGTGGTGACTGCCCCAAAGCCTGTGACAACGGCCTCTGCA CCAACCCCTGTCAGTACTTTGACAAGTGCTACCGATGCCCGGAGCTGGTGAAGAAGCGTGGATGCAATGGCAAGTTGGCCAACGTGTGCCCCGCCTCCTGCAAGTGCCACGGCTCTATCATCTAG